A part of Prionailurus viverrinus isolate Anna chromosome E1, UM_Priviv_1.0, whole genome shotgun sequence genomic DNA contains:
- the FAM222B gene encoding protein FAM222B isoform X2, whose amino-acid sequence MNPPVAPYATVAPSTLAHPQAQALARQQALQHAQTLAHAPPQTLQHPQGIPPPQALSHPQSLQQPQGLGHPQPMAQTQGLVHPQALSHQGLQHPPNPLLHGGRKMPDSDAPPNVTVSTSTIPLSMAATLQHSQPPDLSSIVHQINQFCQTRAGISTTSVCEGQIANPSPISRSLLINASTRVSTHSVPTPMPSCVVNPMEHTHAATAALPAAGPVNLPTGISRAPAGYPSDLKPVAWNQHQLAHLQQMCSEAGGTPAPGLTGKHAAGRELAGPGFVGKAPAYPQELCLAQSFHLKPPLEKPTPSPPVNGLAAPLAYPNGHYFQPLWNNILPTPNSDSSGSQDLAMPFHGGQPTGAPLDCGTAAGAHYRAGAGGGPVATQNSLMQTVDYLSGDFQQACFREQSLAMLSKAHRAPGNRAPDPADSRNLHIQHPGYR is encoded by the coding sequence ATGAACCCCCCAGTGGCGCCCTATGCTACTGTGGCACCCAGCACTTTAGcccacccccaggcccaggctctgGCCCGCCAGCAGGCCCTGCAGCATGCACAGACCCTGGCCCATGCCCCTCCCCAGACGCTGCAGCACCCTCAGGGTATCCCGCCACCCCAGGCGCTGTCCcaccctcagagcctccagcagCCTCAGGGCCTGGGCCACCCTCAGCCCATGGCCCAAACCCAGGGCTTGGTCCACCCTCAGGCCCTGTCTCACCAGGGTCTCCAGCACCCCCCCAATCCCTTGCTGCATGGAGGCCGGAAGATGCCAGACTCAGATGCCCCCCCGAATGTGACCGTGTCTACCTCAACTATCCCCCTTTCAATGGCGGCCACCCTGCAGCACAGCCAGCCCCCGGACCTGAGCAGCATCGTGCACCAGATCAACCAGTTTTGCCAGACGAGGGCAGGCATCAGCACTACCTCAGTGTGTGAGGGCCAGATCGCCAACCCCAGCCCCATTAGTCGCAGTCTGCTCATCAATGCAAGCACCCGGGTGTCGACCCACAGCGTCCCCACGCCAATGCCTTCATGTGTGGTCAATCCCATGGAGCACACCCACGCGGCCACAGCCGCGTTGCCTGCCGCAGGCCCTGTCAACCTGCCCACGGGCATTTCTCGAGCCCCTGCTGGCTACCCTAGCGACCTCAAGCCAGTCGCCTGGAACCAGCACCAGCTGGCCCACCTACAGCAGATGTGCAGTGAGGCCGGTGGGACGCCGGCCCCTGGCCTGACAGGCAAGCACGCAGCAGGACGCGAGTTGGCAGGGCCTGGCTTTGTGGGCAAGGCCCCTGCCTACCCGCAGGAACTCTGCCTGGCACAGTCCTTCCATCTGAAGCCACCCCTGGAGAAGCCAACCCCATCCCCACCTGTCAACGGCCTGGCGGCCCCACTGGCCTACCCCAATGGTCACTACTTCCAACCCCTGTGGAACAACATTCTGCCCACTCCCAATAGCGACAGCTCGGGGTCTCAGGACCTCGCCATGCCGTTCCACGGTGGGCAGCCCACGGGTGCACCCCTTGACTGTGGGACGGCTGCTGGGGCCCACTACCGAGCAGGGGCCGGGGGCGGTCCAGTGGCAACCCAGAACAGCTTGATGCAAACAGTGGATTACCTAAGCGGGGATTTCCAGCAGGCCTGCTTTCGAGAACAGAGCCTGGCTATGCTGAGCAAGGCCCACCGAGCCCCTGGCAACCGAGCCCCTGATCCTGCAGATAGTCGAAATCTTCATATTCAGCACCCTGGGTATAGATAG
- the FAM222B gene encoding protein FAM222B isoform X1, protein MLACLPGPGDLSFQLLPHTQMNTGLQKWDTTQKMRAAHYPTPAELDAYAKKVANNPLTIKIFPNSVKVPQRKHVRRTVNGLDTSAQRYSPYPTQAATKAGLLAIVKVPAKSILKDFDGTRARLLPEAIMNPPVAPYATVAPSTLAHPQAQALARQQALQHAQTLAHAPPQTLQHPQGIPPPQALSHPQSLQQPQGLGHPQPMAQTQGLVHPQALSHQGLQHPPNPLLHGGRKMPDSDAPPNVTVSTSTIPLSMAATLQHSQPPDLSSIVHQINQFCQTRAGISTTSVCEGQIANPSPISRSLLINASTRVSTHSVPTPMPSCVVNPMEHTHAATAALPAAGPVNLPTGISRAPAGYPSDLKPVAWNQHQLAHLQQMCSEAGGTPAPGLTGKHAAGRELAGPGFVGKAPAYPQELCLAQSFHLKPPLEKPTPSPPVNGLAAPLAYPNGHYFQPLWNNILPTPNSDSSGSQDLAMPFHGGQPTGAPLDCGTAAGAHYRAGAGGGPVATQNSLMQTVDYLSGDFQQACFREQSLAMLSKAHRAPGNRAPDPADSRNLHIQHPGYR, encoded by the coding sequence ggGACACTACACAGAAAATGAGAGCTGCTCACTATCCTACCCCAGCCGAATTGGACGCGTATGCTAAGAAGGTCGCAAACAACCCACTGACTATAAAAATCTTCCccaacagtgtgaaggttccccAGCGGAAACACGTTCGTCGTACTGTGAACGGCCTCGACACATCAGCCCAGCGCTACAGCCCCTACCCGACTCAGGCAGCCACCAAGGCAGGCCTGCTTGCCATTGTCAAAGTGCCAGCCAAAAGCATACTCAAGGACTTTGACGGCACCCGAGCCCGATTGCTCCCTGAGGCCATCATGAACCCCCCAGTGGCGCCCTATGCTACTGTGGCACCCAGCACTTTAGcccacccccaggcccaggctctgGCCCGCCAGCAGGCCCTGCAGCATGCACAGACCCTGGCCCATGCCCCTCCCCAGACGCTGCAGCACCCTCAGGGTATCCCGCCACCCCAGGCGCTGTCCcaccctcagagcctccagcagCCTCAGGGCCTGGGCCACCCTCAGCCCATGGCCCAAACCCAGGGCTTGGTCCACCCTCAGGCCCTGTCTCACCAGGGTCTCCAGCACCCCCCCAATCCCTTGCTGCATGGAGGCCGGAAGATGCCAGACTCAGATGCCCCCCCGAATGTGACCGTGTCTACCTCAACTATCCCCCTTTCAATGGCGGCCACCCTGCAGCACAGCCAGCCCCCGGACCTGAGCAGCATCGTGCACCAGATCAACCAGTTTTGCCAGACGAGGGCAGGCATCAGCACTACCTCAGTGTGTGAGGGCCAGATCGCCAACCCCAGCCCCATTAGTCGCAGTCTGCTCATCAATGCAAGCACCCGGGTGTCGACCCACAGCGTCCCCACGCCAATGCCTTCATGTGTGGTCAATCCCATGGAGCACACCCACGCGGCCACAGCCGCGTTGCCTGCCGCAGGCCCTGTCAACCTGCCCACGGGCATTTCTCGAGCCCCTGCTGGCTACCCTAGCGACCTCAAGCCAGTCGCCTGGAACCAGCACCAGCTGGCCCACCTACAGCAGATGTGCAGTGAGGCCGGTGGGACGCCGGCCCCTGGCCTGACAGGCAAGCACGCAGCAGGACGCGAGTTGGCAGGGCCTGGCTTTGTGGGCAAGGCCCCTGCCTACCCGCAGGAACTCTGCCTGGCACAGTCCTTCCATCTGAAGCCACCCCTGGAGAAGCCAACCCCATCCCCACCTGTCAACGGCCTGGCGGCCCCACTGGCCTACCCCAATGGTCACTACTTCCAACCCCTGTGGAACAACATTCTGCCCACTCCCAATAGCGACAGCTCGGGGTCTCAGGACCTCGCCATGCCGTTCCACGGTGGGCAGCCCACGGGTGCACCCCTTGACTGTGGGACGGCTGCTGGGGCCCACTACCGAGCAGGGGCCGGGGGCGGTCCAGTGGCAACCCAGAACAGCTTGATGCAAACAGTGGATTACCTAAGCGGGGATTTCCAGCAGGCCTGCTTTCGAGAACAGAGCCTGGCTATGCTGAGCAAGGCCCACCGAGCCCCTGGCAACCGAGCCCCTGATCCTGCAGATAGTCGAAATCTTCATATTCAGCACCCTGGGTATAGATAG
- the TRAF4 gene encoding TNF receptor-associated factor 4 isoform X1, translating to MPGFDYKFLEKPKRRLLCPLCGKPMREPVQVSTCGHRFCDTCLQEFLSEGVFKCPEDQLPLDYAKIYPDPELEVQVLGLPIRCIHSEEGCRWSGPLRHLQSHLNTCSFNVIPCPNRCPTKLSRRDLPAHLQHDCPKRRLKCEFCGCDFSGEAFESHEGVCPQESVYCENKCGARMMRRLLAQHASSECPKRTQPCTYCAKEFVFDTIQSHQYQCPRLPVPCPNQCGVGTVAREDLPGHLKESCSTALVLCPFKDSGCKHRVRCPSSSLSVPFLVLEASDVDQALSGPCLAALKPSVLPSAGRQRPPKCPLPSPARAGCLQPHRRSPLSPVSPGHVPTDNCSPFPHGPGLCQQCPKLAMARHVEESVKPHLAMMCALVSRQRQELQELRRELEELSVGSDGVLIWKIGSYGRRLQEAKAKPNLECFSPAFYTHKYGYKLQVSAFLNGNGSGEGTHLSLYIRVLPGAFDNLLEWPFARRVTFSLLDQSDPGLAKPQHVTETFHPDPNWKNFQKPGTWRGSLDESSLGFGYPKFISHQDIRKRNYVRDDAVFIRASVELPRKILS from the exons atGCCCGGCTTCGACTACAAGTTCCTGGAGAAGCCCAAGCGGCGGCTGCTGTGCCCGCTGTGCGGGAAGCCCATGCGCGAGCCTGTGCAGGTTTCTACCTGCGGCCACCGCTTCTGCGACACCTGCCTGCAGGAGTTCCTCAG TGAAGGAGTCTTCAAATGCCCTGAGGACCAACTTCCTTTGGATTATGCCAAG ATCTACCCAGACCCAGAGCTGGAGGTGCAGGTGTTGGGGCTGCCTATCCGCTGCATCCACAGTGAGGAGGGCTGCCGCTGGAGTGGGCCGCTGCGCCACCTACAG AGCCACCTGAACACCTGCAGCTTCAATGTAATCCCCTGCCCCAATCGCTGCCCCACCAAGCTGAGCCGCCGGGACCTGCCTGCACACTTGCAGCACGACTGCCCCAAGCGGCGCCTCAAGTGCGAGTTTTGTGGCTGCGACTTCAGCGGGGAGGCCTTTGAG AGCCACGAGGGCGTATGCCCCCAAGAGAGCGTGTACTGCGAGAACAAGTGTGGTGCCCGCATGATGCGGCGCCTGCTGGCCCAGCATGCCTCCTCTGAGTGCCCCAAGCGTACCCAGCCTTGCACCTACTGCGCCAAGGAGTTCGTCTTTGACACCATCCAG AGCCACCAGTACCAGTGCCCAAGGTTGCCCGTGCCCTGCCCCAACCAGTGTGGTGTGGGCACGGTGGCTCGGGAGGACCTGCCGGGCCACCTGAAGGAGAGCTGTAGCACCGCCCTGGTGCTGTGCCCGTTCAAAGACTCCGGCTGCAAACACAGGGTGAGatgcccctcctcttccctgtctGTCCCCTTCTTAGTCCTTGAAGCCTCAGATGTAGACCAGGCCCTCTCTGGTCCCTGCCTTGCTGCTCTGAAGCCTTCggtccttccttctgctggccgGCAGCGGCCTCCCAAGTGTCCTCTACCGTCCCCGGCCAGAGCTGGGTGCCTGCAGCCCCATCGCCGctcccctctgtcccctgtcTCCCCTGGGCATGTCCCTACTGATAActgttctcccttcccccatggcccGGGGCTTTGCCAACAGTGCCCCAAGCTGGCGATGGCCCGGCACGTGGAGGAGAGCGTGAAGCCGCACCTGGCCATGATGTGCGCCCTGGTGAGCCGGCAGCGGCAGGAGCTGCAGGAGCTGCGGCGAGAGCTGGAGGAGCTGTCGGTGGGCAGTGACGGCGTGCTCATCTGGAAGATCGGCAGCTATGGACGGCGGCTTCAGGAGGCCAAGGCTAAGCCCAACCTGGAGTGCTTCAGCCCGGCCTTCTACACACACAAGTATGGCTACAAGTTGCAGGTGTCTGCGTTCCTCAATGGCAATGGCAGCGGTGAGGGCACGCACCTCTCGCTCTACATTCGCGTGCTGCCAGGTGCCTTTGACAATCTCCTCGAGTGGCCGTTTGCCCGCCGCGTCACCTTCTCCCTGCTGGATCAGAGCGACCCCGGGCTGGCTAAGCCACAGCATGTCACTGAGACCTTTCACCCTGACCCAAACTGGAAGAATTTCCAAAAACCGGGCACTTGGCGGGGCTCCCTGGATGAGAGTTCTCTGGGCTTTGGTTACCCCAAGTTCATCTCCCACCAGGATATCCGCAAGCGAAACTACGTGCGGGATGATGCGGTCTTCATCCGTGCCTCTGTTGAATTGCCCCGAAAGATCCTCAGCTGA
- the TRAF4 gene encoding TNF receptor-associated factor 4 isoform X2, protein MPGFDYKFLEKPKRRLLCPLCGKPMREPVQVSTCGHRFCDTCLQEFLSEGVFKCPEDQLPLDYAKIYPDPELEVQVLGLPIRCIHSEEGCRWSGPLRHLQSHLNTCSFNVIPCPNRCPTKLSRRDLPAHLQHDCPKRRLKCEFCGCDFSGEAFESHEGVCPQESVYCENKCGARMMRRLLAQHASSECPKRTQPCTYCAKEFVFDTIQSHQYQCPRLPVPCPNQCGVGTVAREDLPGHLKESCSTALVLCPFKDSGCKHRCPKLAMARHVEESVKPHLAMMCALVSRQRQELQELRRELEELSVGSDGVLIWKIGSYGRRLQEAKAKPNLECFSPAFYTHKYGYKLQVSAFLNGNGSGEGTHLSLYIRVLPGAFDNLLEWPFARRVTFSLLDQSDPGLAKPQHVTETFHPDPNWKNFQKPGTWRGSLDESSLGFGYPKFISHQDIRKRNYVRDDAVFIRASVELPRKILS, encoded by the exons atGCCCGGCTTCGACTACAAGTTCCTGGAGAAGCCCAAGCGGCGGCTGCTGTGCCCGCTGTGCGGGAAGCCCATGCGCGAGCCTGTGCAGGTTTCTACCTGCGGCCACCGCTTCTGCGACACCTGCCTGCAGGAGTTCCTCAG TGAAGGAGTCTTCAAATGCCCTGAGGACCAACTTCCTTTGGATTATGCCAAG ATCTACCCAGACCCAGAGCTGGAGGTGCAGGTGTTGGGGCTGCCTATCCGCTGCATCCACAGTGAGGAGGGCTGCCGCTGGAGTGGGCCGCTGCGCCACCTACAG AGCCACCTGAACACCTGCAGCTTCAATGTAATCCCCTGCCCCAATCGCTGCCCCACCAAGCTGAGCCGCCGGGACCTGCCTGCACACTTGCAGCACGACTGCCCCAAGCGGCGCCTCAAGTGCGAGTTTTGTGGCTGCGACTTCAGCGGGGAGGCCTTTGAG AGCCACGAGGGCGTATGCCCCCAAGAGAGCGTGTACTGCGAGAACAAGTGTGGTGCCCGCATGATGCGGCGCCTGCTGGCCCAGCATGCCTCCTCTGAGTGCCCCAAGCGTACCCAGCCTTGCACCTACTGCGCCAAGGAGTTCGTCTTTGACACCATCCAG AGCCACCAGTACCAGTGCCCAAGGTTGCCCGTGCCCTGCCCCAACCAGTGTGGTGTGGGCACGGTGGCTCGGGAGGACCTGCCGGGCCACCTGAAGGAGAGCTGTAGCACCGCCCTGGTGCTGTGCCCGTTCAAAGACTCCGGCTGCAAACACAGG TGCCCCAAGCTGGCGATGGCCCGGCACGTGGAGGAGAGCGTGAAGCCGCACCTGGCCATGATGTGCGCCCTGGTGAGCCGGCAGCGGCAGGAGCTGCAGGAGCTGCGGCGAGAGCTGGAGGAGCTGTCGGTGGGCAGTGACGGCGTGCTCATCTGGAAGATCGGCAGCTATGGACGGCGGCTTCAGGAGGCCAAGGCTAAGCCCAACCTGGAGTGCTTCAGCCCGGCCTTCTACACACACAAGTATGGCTACAAGTTGCAGGTGTCTGCGTTCCTCAATGGCAATGGCAGCGGTGAGGGCACGCACCTCTCGCTCTACATTCGCGTGCTGCCAGGTGCCTTTGACAATCTCCTCGAGTGGCCGTTTGCCCGCCGCGTCACCTTCTCCCTGCTGGATCAGAGCGACCCCGGGCTGGCTAAGCCACAGCATGTCACTGAGACCTTTCACCCTGACCCAAACTGGAAGAATTTCCAAAAACCGGGCACTTGGCGGGGCTCCCTGGATGAGAGTTCTCTGGGCTTTGGTTACCCCAAGTTCATCTCCCACCAGGATATCCGCAAGCGAAACTACGTGCGGGATGATGCGGTCTTCATCCGTGCCTCTGTTGAATTGCCCCGAAAGATCCTCAGCTGA